A stretch of the Glutamicibacter sp. JL.03c genome encodes the following:
- a CDS encoding alpha-ketoglutarate-dependent dioxygenase AlkB family protein: MESLFDDSALARTGGQVRPGVWHLPGWLSPAAQDWIVARFFQWGHGPVPPHQTHINGYPMSVQSLSLGWHWSPNRYSKTADDLGGAPVAPMEQWLVRLGQQAVAEATGDAQRAASYLPDAAIVNFYDHQATMGMHQDAEERINAPVVSLSIGDSATFRLGNTENRNRPWQDLYLASGDLFIFDGPARFAYHGVTKIHPGTAPAGCQLGAGRINITLRQTGLG; encoded by the coding sequence ATGGAATCGCTTTTTGATGACAGCGCCTTGGCCCGCACCGGGGGACAAGTGCGTCCCGGAGTGTGGCATCTGCCCGGCTGGCTATCCCCGGCCGCGCAGGATTGGATCGTCGCACGTTTTTTCCAGTGGGGGCACGGACCCGTCCCGCCCCACCAAACGCACATCAATGGTTATCCCATGAGTGTGCAATCACTGAGTTTGGGCTGGCATTGGAGCCCGAACCGATATTCAAAAACCGCCGACGACCTCGGCGGTGCACCGGTAGCACCGATGGAACAATGGCTGGTGCGTCTGGGCCAGCAAGCTGTGGCTGAAGCCACCGGCGATGCCCAGCGCGCCGCAAGCTACCTCCCGGACGCCGCCATCGTGAATTTCTACGACCATCAAGCCACCATGGGCATGCATCAGGATGCCGAAGAGCGCATCAACGCCCCGGTGGTTTCACTGTCGATCGGCGACTCGGCCACCTTCCGCCTAGGCAATACCGAGAACCGGAACAGGCCATGGCAGGACCTGTACCTGGCCTCCGGGGACCTGTTCATCTTCGATGGGCCGGCCCGCTTCGCCTACCACGGGGTCACGAAAATCCACCCCGGCACCGCGCCAGCCGGCTGCCAATTGGGCGCCGGGCGGATCAACATCACTCTGCGCCAGACCGGGCTGGGCTGA
- the cobA gene encoding uroporphyrinogen-III C-methyltransferase has product MIGIDLALSQCMVLIAGSRSASSTTAERFRAEGCTLLFAEDAPRALEQLGQAGLLVICDPDPQRFEQVVAAAKVPVLRAAPSTATGSITLLGGGPGALDLMTLRGVRALAEAQVVFADRLGPSEHLSVLAPHAKIIDAGKLPGHHKLTQRQIEAMMIEAAQAGAKVVRLKGGDPFVFGRGFEEVAAATAAKIPVSVIPGLSSCITVPAAAGIPVTARGVNTMFTVLSGHDPLTTGQLEHLAKLGGTIVILMGMGTIEQTVSGLLQVGMPADMPCAIVQSGTTQVQSTSHAPLSKLAAAARSHSNPAVIVIGEVADLPQSLLNAAPHTSAEPILENA; this is encoded by the coding sequence ATGATCGGCATCGACCTCGCGCTTTCCCAATGCATGGTGCTGATCGCAGGCAGCCGATCCGCCAGCAGCACCACCGCCGAGCGCTTCCGCGCCGAAGGCTGCACGCTGCTGTTCGCCGAGGATGCGCCCCGGGCTCTGGAGCAGCTTGGCCAGGCAGGATTGCTGGTGATCTGCGATCCCGACCCGCAGCGTTTCGAGCAGGTAGTTGCCGCCGCGAAGGTGCCGGTGCTGCGCGCCGCCCCGTCGACTGCCACCGGGTCGATCACCTTGCTCGGCGGCGGACCGGGCGCCCTGGACCTGATGACCCTGCGCGGGGTGCGCGCCCTGGCCGAAGCCCAGGTGGTGTTCGCCGATCGGCTTGGCCCCAGCGAGCACCTGTCGGTGCTGGCTCCGCATGCGAAGATCATCGACGCCGGCAAGCTGCCCGGGCACCACAAGCTGACCCAGCGCCAGATCGAGGCGATGATGATCGAAGCCGCCCAGGCCGGCGCCAAGGTGGTGCGTCTGAAGGGCGGGGATCCCTTTGTTTTCGGCCGCGGGTTCGAAGAGGTCGCGGCCGCTACCGCGGCGAAGATCCCGGTGAGCGTCATTCCGGGGCTCAGTTCCTGCATCACCGTGCCGGCCGCCGCCGGGATTCCGGTGACCGCCCGCGGCGTGAACACCATGTTCACCGTTCTCTCGGGGCATGACCCGCTGACCACCGGCCAGCTGGAGCACCTGGCCAAGCTCGGCGGCACGATCGTGATCCTGATGGGCATGGGCACCATCGAGCAGACCGTTTCGGGGCTGCTGCAGGTGGGCATGCCCGCGGATATGCCGTGTGCCATCGTGCAGTCGGGGACCACGCAGGTGCAGAGCACCTCCCATGCCCCGCTGTCCAAGCTGGCCGCAGCGGCTCGCTCCCATTCAAACCCCGCAGTGATCGTTATCGGCGAGGTGGCAGACCTGCCGCAGTCACTGCTGAACGCGGCGCCGCACACGAGCGCCGAACCTATTTTGGAGAACGCCTGA
- a CDS encoding endonuclease/exonuclease/phosphatase family protein, translated as MSHASPQRLSASLIIARIFFVLLCIALAGLMVFHQQIPDVFGLGLVVDNLAPWAGLGIPALFLIALVVRGRASFIGLLVPVVVWAVLFGSSFIPHTQRAPEAALELATQNVHESAGVQAARELADSGAQVITLQEIGEGQEDQISAELAQSHPYKYMVSTVGVWSAYPLKNAQPLDLGLGWNRALRVDVSTDQGDVRLYAVHAASARPTGHDERDAMLASLANYVQSDDSAKIVAAGDFNATSTDRHFAPVAQALDEAQYSDWGLAMTWPRSPFPVLGIDHVMLRGVESANLQRAEIGDSDHYALQATIDLGS; from the coding sequence ATGTCTCATGCATCGCCCCAACGCCTCTCGGCCTCGCTGATTATCGCGAGGATCTTCTTTGTCCTGCTCTGCATAGCGCTGGCGGGGCTGATGGTATTCCATCAGCAGATCCCCGACGTCTTCGGCCTTGGCCTGGTCGTGGATAACCTCGCGCCGTGGGCGGGGCTGGGGATCCCGGCGCTGTTCCTGATCGCGCTGGTGGTGCGCGGGCGCGCCAGCTTCATCGGGCTTTTGGTCCCGGTGGTGGTCTGGGCGGTGCTTTTTGGCAGCAGCTTCATTCCGCACACCCAGCGCGCTCCCGAGGCGGCGCTTGAATTGGCCACGCAGAATGTCCACGAGTCCGCCGGGGTGCAGGCAGCACGCGAACTGGCTGATTCCGGGGCGCAGGTGATCACCTTGCAGGAGATCGGCGAGGGGCAGGAAGACCAGATCAGCGCGGAACTGGCCCAGTCCCACCCGTATAAGTACATGGTGAGCACCGTGGGCGTATGGAGCGCGTACCCGTTGAAGAATGCCCAGCCGCTGGATCTGGGCCTGGGCTGGAACCGGGCGCTGCGCGTTGACGTGAGCACCGATCAGGGGGACGTGCGGCTCTATGCGGTGCATGCCGCCTCGGCCCGTCCCACCGGGCACGATGAGCGCGATGCGATGCTCGCCTCGCTGGCCAACTATGTGCAGTCCGATGACTCGGCCAAGATCGTGGCCGCCGGGGATTTCAACGCCACCAGCACCGACCGGCATTTCGCCCCGGTCGCTCAAGCGCTGGATGAAGCGCAGTACAGCGACTGGGGTCTGGCGATGACCTGGCCGCGTTCGCCCTTCCCGGTATTGGGGATCGATCACGTGATGCTGCGCGGGGTGGAGTCGGCGAACCTGCAGCGTGCGGAGATTGGCGACTCGGACCACTATGCCCTGCAGGCCACCATCGATCTGGGCAGCTAG
- a CDS encoding IclR family transcriptional regulator has translation MGSKVPAADNTLRILRLLASRNSPTPAAMIATLLELPRSSVYQLLTVMSERGFITHYPEDKSYGLGVAAFELSSAYTRQEPLARLGAPLIAQLVDKVGESAHLAILHGSDVLYIVEERAKGRPSLVTDVGVRLPSHLTASGRAILAALPKSQVRALYPTAASFSDRVEHSSITSYSQLRRELEQCTQRGYAVERGDVTEDFHSLAVEIRDANHWPVAAVAVTFLADRVPEERWDAVLTQIRWSAEQITARIQGRRSQ, from the coding sequence ATGGGCAGCAAGGTTCCGGCAGCCGATAACACCCTGCGGATTCTGCGCCTTCTGGCCAGCAGGAATTCCCCTACCCCGGCGGCGATGATCGCCACCCTGCTGGAATTGCCGCGATCCAGCGTCTACCAGCTGCTCACGGTGATGAGCGAGCGGGGATTTATCACCCATTACCCAGAGGACAAGTCCTATGGTTTGGGGGTCGCGGCTTTCGAGCTTTCCAGCGCCTACACGCGCCAGGAACCCCTGGCCCGCCTCGGCGCGCCGCTGATCGCGCAGCTGGTGGACAAGGTCGGCGAAAGCGCCCACCTGGCGATCCTTCACGGATCGGATGTGCTGTACATCGTGGAGGAACGCGCCAAGGGCCGTCCCTCGCTGGTCACCGATGTCGGCGTGCGTCTGCCTTCGCACCTGACCGCCTCGGGCCGAGCTATTTTGGCGGCCCTGCCCAAGTCGCAGGTCAGGGCGCTGTACCCGACGGCTGCCAGTTTTTCGGATCGCGTGGAACACTCGTCGATCACCAGCTATTCGCAGTTGCGCCGCGAGCTCGAGCAGTGTACCCAGCGTGGTTATGCGGTGGAGCGCGGGGATGTCACCGAGGACTTCCACTCCTTGGCAGTGGAAATCCGGGATGCCAACCACTGGCCGGTGGCCGCCGTGGCGGTGACCTTCTTGGCCGATCGGGTGCCCGAAGAGCGGTGGGACGCCGTGCTGACGCAGATCCGCTGGAGCGCAGAGCAGATCACCGCGAGGATCCAGGGGCGGCGTTCGCAGTAG
- the hutU gene encoding urocanate hydratase, producing the protein MSHEARVVRAPRGTTLNAKSWATEAPLRMLMNNLDPEVAERPEDLVVYGGTGKAARSWEAFDAIVDTLKDLEDNETLLVQSGKPVGVFTTNKWAPRVLIANSNLVGDWANWEHFRKLEAEGLMMYGQMTAGSWIYIGTQGILQGTYETFAAIAAKRFNGSLAGTLTLTGGCGGMGGAQPLAVTLNGGAVLIVDVDESRLRRRASKRYLDEVELDLDAALEKVLAAKAENRPLSVGYVGNAAEIFPALLKRHEAGEFSIDIVTDQTSAHDPLSYLPPEYSVEQWQAEAAADPVGFTKKAQSAMAAHVEAMVGFQDAGAEVFDYGNSIRDEARKGGFTRAFEFPGFVPAYIRPLFCEGLGPFRWVALSGDPEDIKVTDQALKELFPENEHLRRWLDAAEEHVEFEGLPARICWLGYGERHKAGLLFNQLVAEGKVSAPIVIGRDHLDSGSVASPYRETEAMKDGSDAVADWPLLNALTAASSGASWVSIHHGGGVGMGRSIHAGQVSLADGSELAAAKLEALLTNDPGMGVIRHVDAGYERAEEVAAERSVRIPMKGK; encoded by the coding sequence ATGAGCCACGAAGCCCGCGTTGTTCGCGCCCCACGGGGCACCACCTTGAATGCCAAGTCATGGGCCACCGAAGCACCCTTGCGCATGCTCATGAATAATCTCGACCCCGAGGTGGCTGAGCGACCCGAGGACCTCGTGGTATACGGTGGCACCGGCAAAGCCGCGCGCTCTTGGGAGGCTTTTGATGCCATCGTCGATACGCTCAAGGACCTGGAAGACAACGAAACGCTTTTGGTCCAATCCGGCAAGCCAGTTGGCGTGTTCACCACGAACAAATGGGCGCCCCGAGTGCTGATCGCGAACTCCAACTTGGTGGGCGACTGGGCCAACTGGGAGCATTTCCGGAAGCTGGAAGCCGAGGGCCTGATGATGTACGGGCAGATGACAGCTGGCTCGTGGATCTACATAGGCACGCAAGGCATCCTTCAGGGCACCTACGAAACCTTCGCCGCCATCGCAGCCAAGAGATTCAACGGCTCCCTGGCCGGAACCCTCACCCTCACCGGTGGATGCGGCGGCATGGGCGGCGCCCAACCACTGGCCGTCACGCTCAACGGCGGAGCTGTGCTGATTGTTGACGTCGACGAGTCCCGGCTGCGTCGCCGCGCGTCCAAGCGATATCTGGACGAAGTTGAGTTGGATCTCGATGCAGCGTTGGAAAAAGTTCTTGCAGCCAAAGCAGAGAACCGGCCGCTTTCCGTTGGCTATGTCGGCAATGCAGCAGAGATTTTCCCGGCATTGCTCAAGCGCCATGAGGCCGGAGAATTCTCCATCGATATCGTTACCGACCAAACCAGTGCCCACGATCCACTGAGCTACCTGCCACCTGAATACTCTGTGGAGCAATGGCAGGCCGAAGCAGCTGCGGATCCGGTGGGCTTCACCAAAAAAGCGCAGTCAGCCATGGCCGCCCATGTTGAGGCGATGGTCGGCTTCCAGGATGCCGGCGCCGAAGTCTTCGATTACGGAAACTCGATTCGCGATGAAGCACGCAAGGGCGGCTTCACCCGTGCCTTTGAATTCCCCGGATTTGTCCCCGCATATATCCGTCCGCTCTTCTGCGAGGGCCTCGGTCCGTTCCGCTGGGTTGCGCTCTCAGGCGACCCCGAGGACATCAAGGTCACCGACCAAGCGCTCAAGGAACTCTTCCCGGAAAACGAGCACTTGCGCCGCTGGCTTGATGCGGCTGAGGAACATGTTGAGTTCGAAGGCCTGCCTGCGCGAATTTGCTGGCTGGGCTACGGCGAGCGCCACAAGGCCGGCTTGCTCTTCAACCAGCTGGTCGCCGAGGGCAAGGTATCGGCACCAATTGTCATCGGACGCGATCACCTGGATTCCGGATCTGTCGCTTCGCCTTACCGGGAGACTGAAGCCATGAAGGACGGCAGTGACGCTGTCGCCGACTGGCCGTTGCTTAACGCGCTGACTGCGGCAAGTTCGGGTGCTTCATGGGTTTCGATTCACCACGGTGGCGGAGTCGGAATGGGCCGCTCCATCCATGCGGGTCAGGTATCGCTGGCTGACGGCAGCGAGCTGGCCGCGGCCAAGCTTGAAGCCCTGCTGACTAACGATCCCGGCATGGGAGTCATCCGGCACGTAGATGCCGGCTACGAGCGTGCTGAGGAAGTGGCCGCGGAGCGATCCGTGCGTATTCCGATGAAAGGCAAGTAG
- a CDS encoding MFS transporter — protein MTAYLSGGKLLLAILALAMGGFGIGVTEFSMMGLLQEGALDLDVSNSQMGLMISAYAIGVVVGAPVLTAMAAKIPRKRAVQLLILFFTLANLSSAFAPDYNTMLITRFLAGLPHGAYFGLAGVLAGSLVPGTMRGRAIAWVMLGLSVANVGGVPLVTMLGQQAGWRSMFYIVAFIGLLTAVLITLFVPWRKAEPGASVRRELTALKSPQVWLAMATGIVGFGGFFAVYSYISPTLTEESGLRITLVPIALALYGLGMVVGSLIGGRLADWSVFGAIKLSSVLMAATMLVFAAVASWVIPTMIMVFVLGAVGSLLIPSLQTLLMDSAPHAQSLAASLNHSALNVANALGAALGAAVISAGFGYRAPSVVGAALAVLGLLIAMITQARAKKVGLLVGREAIAAHEHTVVD, from the coding sequence ATGACTGCCTACCTCTCCGGCGGAAAATTATTATTGGCGATCCTGGCTCTGGCCATGGGCGGCTTCGGCATCGGCGTTACCGAATTTTCGATGATGGGGCTGCTCCAGGAAGGCGCCCTCGACCTCGATGTCAGCAACTCCCAGATGGGACTGATGATCAGCGCCTACGCCATTGGCGTGGTGGTCGGCGCTCCGGTGCTCACCGCGATGGCTGCCAAGATCCCGCGCAAGCGCGCGGTGCAGCTGCTAATCCTCTTCTTCACCCTGGCCAACCTGTCCTCGGCCTTCGCCCCCGACTACAACACCATGCTGATTACCCGCTTCCTTGCCGGGCTGCCCCATGGCGCGTACTTCGGACTGGCCGGCGTGCTGGCCGGAAGCCTGGTGCCCGGAACCATGCGCGGGCGCGCCATCGCTTGGGTGATGCTGGGCCTGTCGGTGGCCAACGTCGGCGGCGTCCCGCTGGTCACGATGCTCGGCCAGCAGGCCGGCTGGCGATCCATGTTCTACATCGTCGCGTTCATCGGCTTGCTGACCGCCGTATTGATTACGCTGTTTGTTCCATGGCGCAAGGCCGAACCAGGTGCCAGCGTCCGCCGCGAACTCACCGCGTTGAAAAGCCCGCAGGTGTGGCTGGCCATGGCCACCGGCATCGTCGGTTTCGGCGGGTTCTTCGCGGTGTATTCCTACATTTCCCCGACGCTGACCGAGGAATCCGGGCTGCGGATCACGCTCGTTCCGATCGCTCTGGCCCTGTATGGGCTGGGCATGGTGGTTGGTTCGCTGATCGGCGGACGCCTGGCGGACTGGTCGGTCTTCGGCGCGATCAAGCTCTCCAGCGTTTTGATGGCCGCGACCATGCTGGTTTTCGCTGCGGTGGCCAGCTGGGTGATTCCGACCATGATCATGGTCTTCGTTCTGGGCGCCGTGGGATCGCTGCTCATTCCAAGCCTGCAGACCCTGCTGATGGACTCGGCTCCGCATGCCCAGTCCTTGGCCGCTTCCTTGAACCACTCGGCGCTGAACGTTGCCAACGCCTTGGGCGCCGCCCTGGGTGCTGCCGTGATTTCCGCTGGCTTTGGCTACCGCGCGCCATCAGTGGTGGGCGCAGCCCTGGCCGTGCTGGGCCTGCTGATCGCAATGATTACCCAGGCGCGAGCCAAGAAGGTCGGTCTGCTCGTGGGCCGCGAGGCCATCGCGGCCCACGAACACACCGTGGTCGACTAG
- a CDS encoding carbohydrate kinase family protein, with amino-acid sequence MVSIQVAGEALVDIVNSVAHPGGSPLNVAVGLGRLGHEVTLATDLGTDVHGELIAEHLRGSKVRLAEGSQSDAPTSTATVVLDSSSNASYEFELNCALQHLSASDAKLLHTGSIAAFRSPSAERILEVFAAAPQDQLRSYDPNLRPALVEDRAQALGTIEKLCSLSHVVKLSDEDAMWLYPGWDTDRVLGHILGRGASLAVMTFGARGAEAHTRGCEVAVPSLSVPTVDTVGAGDAFMAGLLHAILVSELAQSLIDGSRIDRAELEADLQIAAACAGMTVARTGANPPSLSELDEFMAAAGR; translated from the coding sequence ATGGTTTCAATTCAGGTTGCCGGCGAGGCATTGGTCGACATCGTCAATTCCGTGGCCCACCCCGGCGGTTCCCCGCTGAATGTCGCGGTTGGCTTGGGCCGGCTCGGCCATGAGGTCACGCTGGCCACCGATCTTGGCACCGACGTGCACGGCGAACTGATCGCGGAGCACCTGCGCGGCTCCAAGGTACGGCTGGCCGAAGGCTCGCAGAGCGATGCGCCGACCTCGACGGCCACGGTGGTGCTTGATAGCTCTTCCAACGCCAGCTATGAGTTCGAGCTGAACTGCGCCCTGCAGCACCTGAGCGCCAGCGATGCAAAGCTGCTGCATACCGGGTCGATCGCAGCCTTCCGCTCGCCCAGCGCCGAGAGGATCCTTGAGGTTTTTGCCGCCGCGCCGCAGGATCAGCTGCGCAGCTATGATCCGAATCTTCGCCCGGCGCTGGTTGAGGACCGGGCACAGGCATTGGGAACCATCGAGAAGCTGTGCTCGCTGTCCCACGTGGTCAAGCTCAGCGATGAAGATGCGATGTGGTTGTACCCGGGGTGGGATACCGACCGGGTCCTGGGACATATCCTCGGCCGTGGAGCCTCCTTGGCCGTGATGACCTTTGGCGCCCGCGGCGCCGAGGCGCACACGCGCGGCTGCGAAGTGGCGGTTCCCTCGCTCTCGGTGCCGACCGTCGATACGGTCGGCGCGGGCGACGCCTTCATGGCCGGTCTCTTGCACGCGATCCTCGTCTCGGAATTGGCCCAGAGCCTGATCGATGGCAGCAGGATCGACCGCGCCGAATTGGAGGCCGACTTGCAGATCGCCGCCGCGTGCGCCGGAATGACCGTAGCCCGCACTGGCGCCAATCCCCCGAGCTTGAGCGAGCTTGATGAATTCATGGCTGCGGCAGGACGCTAG
- a CDS encoding DUF222 domain-containing protein encodes MSEKIATSWGRSDPPNHGRFTAVVTALETDLTSIEEHGSKNECATAIADIESTISSLRYHQAALSHQLEIDLVRTNTENNPRSKALKQQNRGAAAAIALARRTDSHGYGTYLENCRILFESTPHLAAAYSRGEFTEDQMRAILTPLRSVKAERRAEFDDLYAKNPKMLENLGNKKISDRIKDFTLAYASDQQCKEQKTAEEKRFIKFTPNAATGMMRVNGNIPITAGLAMKNDMKAKARSLKAKGDPRTRAQIEADYFASFCTHPEAKIPVTITLGLVMTDKTLFLGDRVPANLEGYGAIAPQYARELVAGQEILNNMTLAEMAATRSPAFVETMEATIELIRLYTAPGDKDLIAMDSKARIFPEKMKKFIKMRDRHCRTPFCDGLIEEIDHVTQAYLGGHTCVTNSDGRCKLCNQAKETPGWQEIVIKHGPHSMLINTGMGTVYRSTAPPATGFAHKPYPQCMSEADWVRSFEEWLNRPPDTGSSPCNGDEKPPDIEDKPA; translated from the coding sequence ATGTCCGAAAAAATAGCCACTTCGTGGGGCCGGTCCGACCCACCGAACCACGGCAGATTCACAGCCGTGGTCACAGCGTTGGAAACTGATCTGACATCAATTGAAGAACACGGCAGCAAAAACGAGTGCGCCACCGCCATCGCCGACATCGAATCCACGATCTCGTCCCTGCGCTACCATCAGGCAGCTCTCTCCCATCAACTGGAAATCGACCTGGTCCGCACCAATACTGAGAACAACCCCCGCAGCAAGGCACTCAAGCAACAGAACCGCGGGGCTGCCGCGGCTATTGCCCTGGCCCGGCGTACCGACTCCCATGGCTACGGTACATATCTGGAGAACTGCCGGATTCTCTTTGAAAGCACTCCGCACCTGGCCGCAGCGTACAGCCGCGGTGAATTCACCGAAGATCAAATGCGGGCCATCCTCACTCCGCTGCGTTCCGTCAAAGCGGAACGTCGCGCTGAGTTTGATGACCTGTACGCGAAGAACCCGAAAATGCTTGAGAATCTCGGGAACAAGAAAATCAGCGACAGGATCAAAGACTTCACACTCGCCTATGCCTCGGATCAACAGTGCAAGGAACAGAAGACCGCAGAGGAAAAGCGCTTCATCAAGTTCACGCCGAATGCCGCGACAGGGATGATGCGCGTCAACGGGAACATTCCCATCACTGCCGGACTAGCGATGAAAAACGATATGAAGGCCAAAGCTCGCAGCCTCAAAGCAAAAGGTGATCCCCGCACGAGGGCGCAGATCGAAGCGGACTACTTCGCAAGTTTTTGCACCCACCCGGAAGCAAAAATACCGGTCACTATCACTCTGGGATTGGTCATGACCGATAAAACCCTATTCCTCGGCGACCGGGTTCCGGCCAACCTTGAAGGTTATGGCGCCATTGCGCCACAGTACGCTCGTGAACTAGTTGCGGGTCAGGAGATCCTGAACAATATGACCCTGGCCGAGATGGCCGCCACCCGATCCCCCGCTTTTGTCGAGACCATGGAAGCCACCATTGAACTGATCAGGTTATATACGGCTCCAGGGGATAAAGACTTGATCGCGATGGACTCCAAAGCGCGGATCTTCCCTGAGAAAATGAAGAAGTTCATCAAGATGCGCGACCGGCATTGCCGCACGCCATTCTGCGATGGGTTGATTGAAGAGATTGATCATGTCACCCAGGCCTATTTAGGTGGGCATACGTGTGTGACTAATTCCGATGGCCGGTGCAAGCTGTGCAATCAGGCCAAAGAAACCCCGGGCTGGCAGGAAATTGTCATTAAGCACGGGCCGCATTCCATGTTGATCAACACCGGAATGGGAACGGTGTATCGATCCACGGCGCCGCCAGCGACGGGGTTTGCGCATAAACCCTATCCGCAGTGCATGAGTGAAGCTGACTGGGTGCGCTCTTTCGAAGAATGGCTCAACCGGCCGCCGGACACGGGGAGCAGTCCGTGCAACGGCGATGAAAAACCACCGGATATCGAGGATAAGCCCGCCTGA
- a CDS encoding VOC family protein, which translates to MAIGLTPYLRFAGDAREAMEFYNAALGGELSMMTFQEGMNDGNPATADLIMHSSLFLERGIHLMASDSTPEMTVTSNGAVALSSDATDEADNAVLTKWWEALSAGAAIEVPLEKAPWGDSFGQLRDKFGVVWMFNISAVQG; encoded by the coding sequence ATGGCCATTGGATTGACCCCATACCTTCGCTTCGCCGGTGATGCCCGCGAAGCCATGGAATTCTACAATGCAGCGCTCGGCGGCGAGCTATCGATGATGACCTTCCAGGAAGGCATGAACGATGGCAATCCTGCCACCGCAGACCTGATCATGCACTCATCGTTGTTTCTGGAACGCGGCATCCACCTGATGGCCTCGGACAGCACACCGGAAATGACCGTCACCAGCAATGGCGCGGTCGCACTGAGCAGCGATGCCACCGATGAGGCCGACAACGCAGTCCTGACCAAGTGGTGGGAGGCGCTGTCGGCCGGCGCGGCCATCGAGGTGCCGTTGGAGAAGGCCCCGTGGGGCGACTCCTTCGGCCAGCTTCGCGACAAGTTCGGCGTGGTGTGGATGTTCAACATCTCCGCCGTGCAGGGCTAG
- a CDS encoding uroporphyrinogen-III synthase: MNIAKPLAGFRIAVTSDRRSAELIEAFERRGAEVTHTPLLRLAPLDDEQQLLAQTRKLIEARPQVVVITTAYGLRRWLDTAEAAGIGDDLITAFSQSELYVRGSKAHGSVRAQGLEPAGVAKDGRSSSLLEMLKDKLAGATVALQLHADSDHGMPQQLRELGAKRVIKVEPYRWQDTSSDAGISALVEGLCAAHFDAVTFTSAPSVHALFAAATARNRLPALQRSLAERVAVATVGPVTASPLEDAGIVPLVPERHRMGAMIGQLVEHLGSLGTLQAQTVHGQVQLRGRTLSIEDQNCELTPGQAELVRALIEAGGSVLSRDELGAALPEVSSRHALDMTLSRLRRALPQPEIITTVIKRGYRLNV, encoded by the coding sequence ATGAATATCGCCAAGCCCTTGGCCGGATTCCGCATCGCCGTGACCAGCGATCGACGCTCAGCAGAACTGATCGAAGCCTTCGAGCGGCGTGGCGCCGAGGTCACCCACACCCCATTGCTGCGCCTGGCCCCGCTGGATGACGAGCAGCAGCTGCTGGCCCAGACCCGGAAGCTGATCGAGGCGCGGCCCCAGGTCGTGGTGATCACCACCGCCTATGGCCTGCGGCGCTGGCTGGATACTGCCGAGGCGGCCGGGATCGGCGACGATCTGATTACCGCTTTCAGCCAGTCAGAGCTCTACGTCCGCGGTTCCAAGGCCCACGGTTCGGTCCGGGCCCAGGGCCTGGAGCCGGCCGGGGTGGCCAAGGATGGGCGCAGCTCCTCGCTGCTGGAAATGCTCAAGGACAAACTGGCCGGGGCGACCGTCGCCCTGCAGCTGCACGCCGATTCGGATCATGGCATGCCGCAGCAGCTGCGCGAGCTCGGAGCCAAGCGCGTGATCAAGGTCGAACCGTACCGCTGGCAGGACACCAGCAGCGACGCCGGGATTTCCGCCCTGGTTGAAGGGCTATGCGCGGCGCACTTCGACGCGGTGACCTTCACCAGCGCCCCGAGCGTCCATGCTCTCTTTGCCGCCGCCACCGCGCGCAACCGGCTTCCGGCCCTGCAGCGTTCCCTGGCCGAGCGCGTGGCCGTGGCCACCGTTGGGCCAGTGACCGCTTCCCCGCTGGAAGATGCCGGCATTGTCCCTCTGGTTCCCGAACGCCACCGCATGGGTGCGATGATCGGGCAGCTGGTCGAGCACCTCGGCTCGCTGGGGACCTTGCAGGCGCAGACCGTGCACGGGCAGGTGCAATTGCGCGGCCGGACGCTGTCCATCGAAGACCAGAACTGCGAGCTGACCCCGGGCCAGGCCGAATTGGTGCGCGCGCTGATCGAGGCCGGCGGCAGCGTGCTCTCCCGCGACGAGCTGGGTGCCGCCCTGCCCGAAGTCAGCTCCCGGCATGCGCTGGATATGACGCTCAGCCGGCTGCGCCGGGCCCTGCCCCAGCCGGAAATCATCACCACCGTGATCAAGCGGGGCTACCGGCTGAACGTCTAG